The following proteins are co-located in the candidate division WOR-3 bacterium genome:
- the tuf gene encoding elongation factor Tu, giving the protein MAKEKFVRTKPHINVGTIGHIDHGKTTLTAAITKYLSLKGFANYVPYDQIDKAPEEKARGITIQLAHVEYETEKRHYAHIDCPGHADYIKNMITGAAQMDGAILVVSAADGVQPQTREHVLLARQVNVPYIVVFMNKIDMLDDPELQELVELEVRDLLNKYEFPGDEVPIIKGSALKVIEECGDDPNCPWYKPIQELLDALDNYIPEPQRAVDKPFLMAIEDVFSITGRGTVVTGRVERGRLVPGEEVEVVGFRDEPLRTVVTSIEMFRKELDEALPGDNVGLLLRGVKKEDVERGMVVAKPGSIKPHKKFRAQVYVLTKEEGGRHTPFMTGYRPQFYFRTTDVTGTITLPEGREMVMPGDHVNLLVELMYPVAIEKELRFAIREGGRTVGAGVVTDIVE; this is encoded by the coding sequence ATGGCTAAGGAAAAGTTTGTAAGAACAAAGCCACACATAAATGTGGGTACCATTGGTCACATTGACCATGGAAAGACCACTTTAACCGCTGCAATCACAAAATACCTGTCCTTGAAGGGATTTGCTAACTATGTACCCTACGATCAAATAGACAAAGCACCGGAAGAGAAGGCTCGTGGAATTACAATCCAGCTTGCTCACGTTGAGTATGAAACAGAGAAACGCCACTACGCTCATATTGATTGCCCTGGCCACGCAGACTACATTAAGAACATGATCACCGGTGCTGCGCAGATGGATGGTGCAATCCTTGTTGTTTCTGCGGCTGATGGCGTCCAGCCACAGACAAGGGAACATGTACTCCTTGCAAGGCAGGTAAACGTTCCTTACATAGTTGTATTCATGAACAAAATAGATATGCTTGATGACCCAGAGCTTCAGGAACTTGTTGAACTGGAGGTGAGAGACCTTCTTAACAAGTATGAGTTCCCTGGTGATGAGGTTCCCATTATTAAGGGTTCGGCCCTCAAGGTTATTGAGGAATGTGGGGACGACCCCAATTGCCCATGGTACAAGCCAATTCAGGAACTTCTTGACGCATTGGATAATTATATTCCAGAGCCTCAGCGTGCAGTAGACAAGCCATTCCTCATGGCAATTGAGGACGTATTCTCCATTACTGGCCGTGGAACGGTTGTTACGGGAAGAGTGGAGCGTGGAAGATTGGTCCCTGGTGAGGAAGTCGAAGTTGTAGGATTTAGAGATGAACCGCTCAGAACCGTTGTTACTTCTATTGAAATGTTTAGAAAGGAACTGGATGAAGCACTCCCCGGCGATAATGTAGGATTGCTCTTGAGAGGTGTTAAGAAAGAAGATGTAGAAAGAGGAATGGTGGTCGCGAAGCCGGGTTCGATTAAGCCCCACAAGAAATTTAGAGCTCAGGTTTACGTGTTAACAAAGGAAGAGGGAGGACGCCACACCCCATTTATGACTGGTTACAGACCTCAATTCTATTTCAGGACCACTGATGTTACCGGAACAATTACTCTTCCAGAAGGTAGAGAAATGGTGATGCCTGGCGACCATGTCAACCTTCTCGTTGAACTCATGTATCCTGTAGCGATTGAGAAAGAGCTCAGATTTGCAATTCGTGAAGGTGGCAGGACGGTTGGTGCGGGTGTCGTAACCGATATTGTCGAGTAA
- the rplB gene encoding 50S ribosomal protein L2, whose product MGVKKFRPVTPSRRFMTVSDFSEITKEEPEKSLLEPLKKSGGRNNTGRITVRFRGGGHRRHYRIIDFKREKVGVPAKVVSIEYDPNRTARIALLQYMDGEKRYIIAPEGLKVGDMVMSGPDAEIKVGNALPLERIPEGIPIHNIELVPGKGGQLVRAAGASAVILSKEGKYAHVQLPSGEVRLINVKCYATIGQVSNLDHENVIIGKAGRSRWLGRRPHVRGMVMNPVDHPLGGGEGRSKSGRHPCSPTGVVDGKKTRKKRKPSDRFIVRRRK is encoded by the coding sequence ATGGGAGTCAAAAAATTTAGACCTGTTACGCCGTCACGGCGTTTTATGACGGTATCAGATTTTTCAGAAATTACTAAGGAAGAGCCCGAAAAATCATTACTGGAGCCCCTTAAAAAGTCGGGTGGTAGAAATAATACCGGTAGGATCACCGTCAGATTCCGTGGTGGTGGCCATAGAAGGCATTATAGAATAATCGATTTCAAGAGAGAGAAAGTTGGCGTACCAGCAAAGGTTGTTTCGATCGAGTATGATCCTAACAGAACTGCGAGGATTGCATTGCTCCAATATATGGATGGGGAAAAGAGGTACATTATAGCTCCTGAAGGACTCAAGGTGGGGGATATGGTCATGTCAGGTCCGGATGCAGAAATTAAAGTTGGTAATGCTCTCCCTCTTGAGAGGATACCTGAAGGGATTCCCATTCACAATATCGAATTGGTTCCAGGAAAGGGTGGACAACTGGTGAGGGCAGCTGGTGCGAGTGCTGTGATATTGTCCAAAGAAGGCAAATATGCCCATGTACAGCTTCCATCTGGTGAAGTTAGATTGATAAACGTCAAGTGTTATGCTACAATCGGTCAAGTTTCTAATCTGGATCATGAGAACGTCATTATTGGAAAGGCAGGTAGGTCGAGGTGGCTTGGTAGGAGGCCGCATGTTCGTGGTATGGTTATGAACCCTGTGGATCATCCTCTTGGTGGTGGCGAAGGTAGGTCCAAATCCGGAAGGCATCCTTGTAGTCCTACGGGTGTTGTTGATGGTAAAAAGACCAGAAAGAAGAGAAAACCAAGTGACAGGTTCATAGTAAGGAGGCGCAAGTAA
- the rplW gene encoding 50S ribosomal protein L23, with protein MKDPRDIVIRPIITEKTALLREYGQFVFEVAPDSNKIEIKKAIEDLFKVHVEKVRVINVKPKPRRVRLAPGYTKTWKKAIVTLRKGESIPFFEGV; from the coding sequence ATGAAAGACCCAAGAGACATTGTAATAAGGCCAATTATAACAGAAAAGACGGCGCTTTTGAGGGAATATGGTCAGTTTGTCTTCGAAGTTGCTCCGGATTCTAATAAAATTGAGATAAAGAAGGCTATTGAAGACCTTTTCAAGGTGCATGTGGAGAAGGTAAGGGTGATTAATGTAAAGCCAAAACCACGAAGGGTTAGACTTGCCCCAGGTTACACCAAGACATGGAAGAAAGCGATTGTAACCCTTAGGAAAGGTGAATCCATCCCATTCTTTGAAGGAGTGTAG
- the rpsJ gene encoding 30S ribosomal protein S10, whose protein sequence is MVLEAKIRIKLKSFDPALLDRSAQNIAHTARSSGAEVSGPIPLPTKRTLFSVIRSPHIDKRSQEQFELKVHKRLIEIRKPTAETIDKLSRLDLPPGVDVEIKMI, encoded by the coding sequence ATGGTACTTGAAGCCAAAATAAGAATAAAACTAAAGTCCTTTGACCCAGCGCTCCTGGACCGCTCGGCACAAAATATTGCCCATACTGCAAGGTCGAGTGGTGCTGAAGTTTCAGGGCCGATACCTCTTCCTACCAAAAGGACGCTATTTTCAGTTATAAGGTCTCCCCATATAGACAAAAGGTCCCAGGAGCAGTTTGAGCTTAAAGTTCACAAAAGGCTAATAGAGATTAGGAAACCCACAGCGGAAACGATAGATAAACTTTCCAGGCTGGATTTACCACCTGGAGTAGATGTTGAAATAAAAATGATCTGA
- the rplV gene encoding 50S ribosomal protein L22: protein MMEGKCVLKYRRISPKKVAPLLDEIRGKSVAEALRMLKVLNKKSARFAMKAIKAAVASYRDKGGDLPEDKLFIKVAKVDRGPIWKRVRPMFRGMATLILKRTSHLTIEVAPREVE from the coding sequence ATGATGGAAGGGAAGTGTGTTTTGAAATATAGAAGGATTTCACCCAAGAAGGTTGCCCCTCTTCTTGATGAAATTAGGGGTAAAAGTGTAGCTGAAGCCCTGAGAATGTTAAAGGTTCTGAATAAGAAATCGGCAAGATTCGCAATGAAGGCTATTAAGGCTGCAGTAGCTTCCTACAGAGATAAAGGCGGGGATTTACCTGAGGATAAGCTCTTCATAAAGGTCGCAAAGGTTGATAGGGGTCCTATTTGGAAGAGAGTAAGACCAATGTTTAGGGGAATGGCTACTCTAATTTTAAAGAGAACTTCACATTTGACAATTGAAGTAGCTCCAAGGGAGGTTGAGTAA
- the rplC gene encoding 50S ribosomal protein L3: MAGLIGRKLGMTQIPTKDGSMIPVTVIEAGPCTVIQGKTVERDGYTAIKVGYGEVEAKKLNKPQLGELRKALGEREKYPALVIKEFRVDDVSKFQVGQEIKIVDLFNEGERIDVTGISKGKGFQGVIKRWGFSGGPKSHGSKFHNRPGSIGQHTEPARVYKGKKLPGHDGLKRITVKNLEIVKIIPDKNVVLVKGAVPGPRGGIIFLRKAKEKEQ, translated from the coding sequence ATGGCAGGGTTAATTGGTAGAAAACTGGGTATGACCCAGATCCCTACCAAAGACGGCTCGATGATCCCTGTTACGGTCATTGAAGCCGGCCCCTGTACAGTTATACAGGGGAAGACTGTGGAAAGGGATGGTTATACCGCAATAAAAGTGGGTTATGGTGAGGTTGAGGCAAAAAAGCTTAATAAGCCTCAACTCGGCGAATTGCGTAAGGCTCTCGGCGAAAGAGAAAAGTATCCTGCACTGGTGATTAAGGAATTTCGTGTAGATGACGTTTCTAAGTTTCAGGTTGGACAGGAGATAAAGATTGTAGACCTCTTTAATGAAGGTGAGCGGATAGATGTCACAGGAATTTCGAAAGGCAAGGGATTTCAGGGCGTCATCAAAAGATGGGGATTTTCTGGTGGCCCTAAATCTCACGGCTCTAAATTCCACAATAGGCCCGGTTCTATCGGTCAGCATACTGAGCCTGCGAGGGTATATAAGGGAAAGAAATTACCTGGTCACGACGGGTTGAAAAGAATCACCGTTAAAAATCTGGAAATAGTCAAGATAATTCCTGACAAGAATGTGGTGCTCGTGAAAGGCGCTGTCCCTGGACCAAGGGGTGGAATAATATTTCTCAGGAAAGCTAAGGAGAAAGAGCAATGA
- the rpsS gene encoding 30S ribosomal protein S19: MARSKKKGPFVDAKLYKRIMEMNEKGEKKVIKTYSRASMIIPEFVGHTIAVHNGRKFIPVYITAEMVGHRLGEFSPTRTFRGHKDKKAAEKARLK; this comes from the coding sequence ATGGCCAGATCAAAGAAAAAAGGTCCTTTTGTTGATGCTAAACTGTACAAAAGAATTATGGAAATGAACGAAAAGGGTGAAAAGAAAGTTATCAAAACCTATTCCAGAGCGTCTATGATAATACCAGAATTTGTTGGGCACACCATAGCGGTCCACAATGGAAGAAAGTTTATACCTGTCTATATTACAGCAGAAATGGTTGGGCACAGACTTGGCGAATTTTCCCCAACAAGAACCTTTAGGGGTCATAAGGATAAAAAGGCAGCTGAAAAGGCGAGGTTAAAATGA
- the rplD gene encoding 50S ribosomal protein L4 — protein MKAPLYNPNGEQIGEIELKEELFGVKPNLHLLWEITRLYLANKRQGTHKAKTRAEVNASGRKIYPQKGLGRARHGDVKAPVFVGGGKAHGPRPRDYYTEIPTKLKRLSLLHSLADKAQNGRILVIEKFEFQVPKTKRMAELLDKMGLNKDKTLVLSADYNRNLYLSGRNIPYCDVIEVKDVNSLEVLNHKYVVIEKDGLEKLEKRLAI, from the coding sequence ATGAAGGCACCTTTATACAACCCAAATGGTGAGCAAATAGGGGAAATTGAATTAAAGGAAGAATTATTTGGTGTTAAGCCCAATCTCCATCTACTATGGGAAATCACAAGGCTATATCTTGCGAACAAAAGGCAGGGAACTCATAAAGCAAAGACACGTGCAGAGGTTAACGCATCGGGTAGGAAGATTTACCCACAGAAAGGGCTTGGAAGAGCAAGACACGGTGATGTTAAGGCTCCAGTTTTTGTTGGCGGTGGCAAGGCCCACGGTCCAAGGCCAAGGGATTACTACACAGAGATTCCCACTAAGCTAAAGAGACTCTCTTTGTTACATTCTCTTGCTGATAAGGCGCAGAATGGGCGTATACTGGTAATCGAAAAGTTTGAATTTCAAGTTCCTAAGACGAAGAGAATGGCTGAGCTGTTAGATAAGATGGGACTGAATAAAGATAAAACCTTAGTTCTCTCCGCTGATTACAATAGAAATCTTTACCTGTCTGGCAGGAATATCCCTTACTGCGATGTTATAGAGGTGAAGGACGTCAATTCCTTGGAAGTGCTCAATCACAAATATGTAGTGATAGAGAAGGATGGGTTAGAAAAATTAGAAAAGAGGTTGGCGATATGA